AGTCGATACGCCTCATCATCGGTGTACTGGCGCGGAGGGTGCTTGCAGAAACAAGCGGCGGGGGCATGCAGCGGCCCTGCCTGTCCCCGGTCCAGAGCTAACCGGCAGCAACGGATCGCATCGATGGCAACGCCGGCCGAATTGGGGGAATCCTCCACCGAGAGACGCAGCTCCAGATTCATCGGCACCTCCCCGAACATGGTCCCCTCCATTCGGATGAAGCAGACCTTGTTATCGTTCTGCCACGGCACATAGTCGCTGGGACCCACATGAATGTTGTCGTCCTCGATACGACTGGCCGCCACCGATTGCACGGCTTCGGTTTTCGAAATCTTTTTGGAAGAGAGCCGCTTGCGATCCAGCATATTGAGAAAGTCGCTGTTGCCGCCGGTGTTGAGCTGGTAGGTGCGGTCGATGCGCACTCCCCGGCGCCGAAACAGATCGGTCAGCATTCGGTGCACGATGGTGGCGCCAAGCTGGGATTTGATGTCATCGCCGATGACGGGCAATCCCCGCTCTTCGAAGCGCATCGCCCAGACCGGATCGCTGGCGATGAAAACCGGTATGTTGTTGATGAAGCCAATCCCGGCCTCGAGGGCACATTCGGCATAGAAGCGCGTGGCCGCCTCGGATCCCACCGGCAGGTAGTTGACCAGCATTTCCGCGCCGCTTTCACGAAGTATTTGCACTACTTCCGGCTGCGAGAGTTCGGTCTGATCGGAAGGCACACAACGACGGCGCTTCGGATGCTCGGCCATGTGTGGCGCAAAACCATCAAGGACAGGTCCCATCTGCACCAGGACACCGGTTTCCGGCAGATCCCGCTGAAACGGCTCAGTGCAGTTGGGCTCAGCAAACACGGCTTTCGCCAGATCGCGTCCCACCTTTCGGCTATCGATATCAAAGGCGGCAACCACCTCGATGTCTTCCGGACGATAGCCACCCAGGTCCAGGTGCATTAGTCCAACAGGCTCACAATCCCTTCTTTCTCGATAAAACTGGATTCCCTGAACGAGAGAACTGGCACAGTTTCCGACGCCGGCAATGGCAATCCGTATATTCCCGCCCATTCCTTGTTATCTCCTG
This genomic interval from Thiohalomonas denitrificans contains the following:
- a CDS encoding inositol-3-phosphate synthase; amino-acid sequence: MGGNIRIAIAGVGNCASSLVQGIQFYRERRDCEPVGLMHLDLGGYRPEDIEVVAAFDIDSRKVGRDLAKAVFAEPNCTEPFQRDLPETGVLVQMGPVLDGFAPHMAEHPKRRRCVPSDQTELSQPEVVQILRESGAEMLVNYLPVGSEAATRFYAECALEAGIGFINNIPVFIASDPVWAMRFEERGLPVIGDDIKSQLGATIVHRMLTDLFRRRGVRIDRTYQLNTGGNSDFLNMLDRKRLSSKKISKTEAVQSVAASRIEDDNIHVGPSDYVPWQNDNKVCFIRMEGTMFGEVPMNLELRLSVEDSPNSAGVAIDAIRCCRLALDRGQAGPLHAPAACFCKHPPRQYTDDEAYRLTEAFINGWVHRVENEDKSVDAGHKVPGSAL